GATGAGCCCCCGCGGATAGCCCATCTTATCCATGACTGAATCACAGGCATCAATGCAGGCTGCACAAGCAATACATTCGTATTGGAGGCCGTCCCGGATATCGATGCCAGTTGGGCAGACTTGTACGCAAAGCTCGCAGTCAATGCAATCGCCTAAGCCAAGCGCTTTGGGATCCGCATTGCGTTTTCTTTTGCCCCGCGGTTCGCCACGTTTCTTGTCGTACGAGATGATTAAGGTATCTGGGTCAAACATGGCACCTTGGAAACGCGCATACGGGCACATGTACTTACATATTTGTTCACGCAGAAATCCTGCATTGCCCCAGGTCGCGAAGCTGTAGAAGAAAATCCAGAAAGTTTCCCACGGTCCTAGATTCCATGGCCATAAATTTGCGGTTAATTCCCGAATTGGCGAAAAATAGCCAACGAACGTATAGCCGGTAAACAACGCAAATACGATCCACGCGACATGTTTTCCGCCTTTTTTCAGGATTTTTTCCCGCGTCCACGGCATTTTGTCCAGCTTTATTTGCTGATTGCGGTCGCCTTCAAAGAATCGCTCGATGGCAATAAAGACTTCTGTCCAGACCGTCTGTGGGCAGGCATAGCCACACCAAAGGCGTCCGGCAAGCGCGGTAAAGAAAAAGAGCGACAAGGCAGCAATGACCAGAAGCCCCGTCAGCAGCACAAAATCCTGCGGCCAGAACACGAGACCGAACAAGTAAAATTTGCGAGCAGGAAGGTCGAATAGGACGGCCTGACGTCCGTCCCATGTCACCCAAGGGAGAACATAATAAAGGCCAAGCAGCACCCACACTGCCAGTACACGAAGCCGTTGAAAGCGACCGGAAATTTTGCGTGGGTAAATTTTAGGCTCTTGGGCATAGAGATCGGTCGACACGGGGATTTGACCATTGGTTCCAGATGATGTGCTCATGACATTATCCTGATGTAGCCAAGGAGGAAGGCGGAGCTATGCTCCGCCGTAACTGAAGACATTATACCGTCTATTGCTGCGATTCGTTATGGGACAGACTGTAGACGTATGCAGCAACAAGGTGGATTTTGGCTTCGCCAAGAATGTCTTTATGTGCCGGCATGCGACCACTCCGACCTTCGGCGATGGTCTTGCGAATGACTGCCGGAGAGCCACCATACAGCCAGATGTTATCGGTCAGGTTCGGTGCGCCAACGGCTTGGTTGCCTTTGCCATCGGGCCCATGGCATGCAGCACAGAACATGGCGAACTTCTTTTCACCTTCGGCGGCAAGCGATGCGTTGTGCTTACGACCAGACAGTTTGAACACATAACTGACCATGGCTTCAACACCGGCATCACCCAATGTGGCTTTCCAAGCGGGCATATTGCCTTGACGGCCATGGGTGATGCTGGCAACGATTTGCTCTGGCGATCCACCCCATAACCAATCGTTATCCGTCAGATTTGGAAAGCCAGGTGAGCCACGGCCATCTGAACCATGACAGACGGCACAGTTGTTAAGAAAAATGCGTTTACCCATTTCGATGGCCTCAGGATGTTTTTGGGCCAGTGTGGGAATGTCAATTTTCTGGTACTTGGCAAACAAAGGTGCGTACTTTTCTTGCGCCGCTTTAAGCTCCTGGGCCACTTCTT
This window of the Gammaproteobacteria bacterium genome carries:
- the ccoG gene encoding cytochrome c oxidase accessory protein CcoG, whose product is MSTSSGTNGQIPVSTDLYAQEPKIYPRKISGRFQRLRVLAVWVLLGLYYVLPWVTWDGRQAVLFDLPARKFYLFGLVFWPQDFVLLTGLLVIAALSLFFFTALAGRLWCGYACPQTVWTEVFIAIERFFEGDRNQQIKLDKMPWTREKILKKGGKHVAWIVFALFTGYTFVGYFSPIRELTANLWPWNLGPWETFWIFFYSFATWGNAGFLREQICKYMCPYARFQGAMFDPDTLIISYDKKRGEPRGKRKRNADPKALGLGDCIDCELCVQVCPTGIDIRDGLQYECIACAACIDACDSVMDKMGYPRGLIKYTTETEETGQKPHIIRPRTIMYFVIWVSLIAAWIFLLTHRAMIDAEVLRDRNRLYVENDMGLVENIYTLKVANKTDQTHKFKIRVIQPKTAHIKGNDTVVVPAGKVASAPVRVEADPGELTRVSQPIVFELVDEAGNVKITAESRFIGPRLGR
- the ccoP gene encoding cytochrome-c oxidase, cbb3-type subunit III; amino-acid sequence: MTTFWHWFVVVLTVGFLVATVWLLVVTRRVKDDVHEGDTPKVMPHSYDGIQEYNNPLPRWWLNLFYITVVFGVVYLLAYPGLGNFKGFLNWTQEKEVAQELKAAQEKYAPLFAKYQKIDIPTLAQKHPEAIEMGKRIFLNNCAVCHGSDGRGSPGFPNLTDNDWLWGGSPEQIVASITHGRQGNMPAWKATLGDAGVEAMVSYVFKLSGRKHNASLAAEGEKKFAMFCAACHGPDGKGNQAVGAPNLTDNIWLYGGSPAVIRKTIAEGRSGRMPAHKDILGEAKIHLVAAYVYSLSHNESQQ